A DNA window from Maribellus comscasis contains the following coding sequences:
- a CDS encoding alpha/beta hydrolase-fold protein, whose protein sequence is MKFYTIILVLLTFLCNRILAQNADKGYLYKIGIKDSVYSEILDENRDIWVHLPNGGKLNPNLKYPVVYILDGGVQLSALVAVYEYYWGNYLPKMILVGVSNQYNRTRDLTTSDIGNPNMKSGGAKHFAEFMEKELIPFVERKYPVTNYRTLIGHSYGGLFTINMLVNHPQSFRNYIAIDPSLDWDNQKFMNEAITRLKTQGFAGKSLFVSLASPLDRENENATIEEVLGNNSESSLVSRSKLLFIKAAEQVKENNHLNFLWKYYPDDIHATVPLPSILEGMRWLFDWYQLKDANVYNNPETLPEVLEKHITERAEVLSKHFGYPVPPADEEMLNMGGYMFLQTGQPEKAKLFFGLQVKYYPWSVNAFDSMADFYISQNDSKRAEESLRKAYELSGDIAFKKKIEQLKK, encoded by the coding sequence ATGAAATTTTATACAATAATTCTTGTTTTGCTTACTTTTCTTTGTAATCGTATTTTGGCACAAAATGCAGATAAAGGCTATCTCTATAAAATTGGCATTAAAGACAGCGTTTATTCTGAAATTCTTGACGAGAACCGGGATATTTGGGTGCATTTGCCGAATGGCGGCAAGCTTAATCCAAACCTGAAATATCCTGTGGTATATATTCTTGACGGAGGTGTTCAGTTGAGTGCACTGGTTGCAGTTTATGAATATTACTGGGGAAATTATTTGCCTAAAATGATTTTGGTGGGTGTATCCAATCAATACAATCGTACAAGAGACTTGACAACTTCCGATATAGGAAATCCAAATATGAAAAGCGGAGGAGCAAAACACTTTGCTGAATTTATGGAAAAAGAACTGATTCCTTTTGTGGAGCGAAAATACCCGGTTACAAATTACCGAACGCTTATCGGGCATTCGTACGGCGGATTGTTTACCATAAATATGCTGGTAAACCATCCACAGTCTTTTAGAAACTATATTGCCATTGACCCGAGTTTGGATTGGGATAATCAAAAATTTATGAACGAGGCGATTACAAGATTAAAGACGCAGGGTTTTGCCGGCAAATCTCTTTTTGTCAGCCTGGCCAGCCCACTCGACAGGGAAAATGAAAATGCAACAATTGAAGAGGTATTGGGAAACAATTCGGAAAGCTCATTGGTTTCCCGTTCCAAATTGCTGTTTATAAAAGCAGCTGAACAGGTAAAAGAGAATAACCATTTAAATTTTTTGTGGAAATATTATCCTGATGATATTCATGCTACAGTACCGCTGCCTTCGATACTTGAAGGAATGAGGTGGCTCTTCGACTGGTATCAGTTAAAAGACGCTAATGTATACAACAATCCGGAAACATTGCCTGAGGTATTGGAAAAACACATAACTGAACGCGCTGAAGTTTTGAGCAAACATTTTGGATATCCGGTTCCACCAGCCGATGAAGAGATGTTAAATATGGGAGGATATATGTTTCTGCAAACGGGACAACCAGAGAAGGCAAAACTATTTTTCGGGCTGCAGGTGAAATATTACCCCTGGAGCGTGAATGCCTTTGATTCCATGGCCGATTTTTATATTTCACAAAACGATTCTAAACGTGCTGAGGAGAGCCTGCGAAAAGCGTATGAATTAAGCGGGGATATTGCTTTTAAAAAGAAAATTGAGCAATTAAAAAAGTAG
- a CDS encoding M56 family metallopeptidase yields MILYVLRFSLALAFILGFYKLLLEKEKSYNFNRFYLLGGLLFSLIVPLVSFGASREVKQMINEMPVYIPTNYNHQVSLLVLIYWIVTSLFFLRFGVHIFDFIRKIRKHERLTFEHAVVVLTDQKITPYSFLKYIFIRREQYDSLPPEILKHELAHVTQLHTIDIFFIELVKNFIWVNPMLIIYKRAMQLNHEFLADNSVVHSHNNIKYYQGLLIDYLDASKTPLSCGFNFSVTKKRLKMMRKQKEKIHSIKQSMVIPLFILILIACSDNPGVSGEEMLNYWRSTANMEEVLRTGTMDDEDLKKSIIVPIETKARYDSLMDIYNRMNKAQKKSVYKLPAYLEPISEE; encoded by the coding sequence ATGATTTTATATGTCTTAAGATTTAGCCTGGCATTGGCTTTTATTCTGGGCTTTTATAAACTTCTTCTTGAAAAAGAAAAGTCATACAACTTTAACCGGTTTTATTTGCTTGGCGGCTTATTGTTTTCATTAATTGTGCCTCTTGTTTCTTTCGGCGCGTCGAGAGAAGTGAAACAGATGATTAACGAAATGCCGGTTTATATCCCTACAAATTATAATCATCAGGTTTCGCTTCTGGTATTAATTTACTGGATAGTTACCAGCCTGTTTTTTTTGCGGTTTGGAGTTCATATTTTTGATTTTATCCGGAAAATCAGAAAACATGAGAGACTGACGTTTGAACATGCCGTAGTGGTTCTGACCGATCAAAAAATAACTCCGTATTCATTTCTAAAATATATTTTTATCCGGAGAGAGCAATACGATTCTCTTCCTCCCGAAATATTAAAACATGAGTTGGCTCATGTAACCCAGCTTCATACCATCGATATTTTTTTTATTGAACTGGTGAAAAATTTTATTTGGGTAAATCCGATGTTGATAATATATAAACGGGCGATGCAACTTAATCATGAGTTTTTGGCTGATAATTCGGTGGTTCACTCACACAATAATATAAAATATTATCAAGGTCTGTTAATTGACTATCTTGATGCTTCCAAAACTCCGTTGTCCTGTGGTTTTAATTTCTCGGTCACTAAAAAGCGACTAAAGATGATGCGAAAACAGAAGGAGAAAATTCACAGCATTAAACAGAGCATGGTTATTCCCTTATTTATTTTGATTTTGATTGCCTGCTCTGATAATCCGGGAGTATCCGGAGAGGAAATGTTAAATTACTGGCGCTCGACAGCCAATATGGAAGAAGTTCTTCGAACGGGAACTATGGATGACGAAGATCTGAAAAAGAGTATTATTGTACCCATTGAGACAAAAGCCCGGTACGACAGTCTGATGGACATTTACAACAGGATGAACAAAGCGCAGAAAAAATCAGTGTATAAATTACCTGCCTACCTTGAGCCAATTTCAGAAGAATGA
- a CDS encoding BlaI/MecI/CopY family transcriptional regulator, translated as MKLSQKEEQLMNFIWQFEKVYMKDLLDAYPEPKPAATTLATILKRLSNKGAIGYNLNGNSREYYPILKKKDYSSSYLQNMIKTFFQGSSARFASFFTNNMTLSREELLELRNMIDDKLNNEKK; from the coding sequence ATGAAATTATCTCAAAAAGAAGAACAGTTGATGAATTTTATCTGGCAGTTTGAAAAAGTATACATGAAAGATCTGTTGGATGCTTATCCGGAACCAAAGCCGGCGGCGACAACACTGGCAACTATACTAAAACGGCTAAGCAATAAAGGTGCAATTGGTTACAACCTGAATGGAAACTCAAGAGAATATTATCCGATTCTCAAAAAAAAGGATTACTCATCGTCGTATCTTCAAAATATGATTAAAACATTTTTCCAGGGGTCATCTGCACGGTTTGCTTCTTTTTTTACCAATAACATGACATTGAGCAGAGAAGAGTTGTTGGAATTGCGGAATATGATTGATGATAAATTAAACAATGAAAAGAAATGA
- a CDS encoding SMP-30/gluconolactonase/LRE family protein encodes MMKKFLLLFVFLWNFTLGYTQNNKNDVALIVNNPDLLKIIPNQLEVEILGNNFEWAEGPLWLAEQQKLLFSDIPSNVVYEWTEDGGVKTYLKPAGYTGTKPREGEPGSNGLLLSPNGELVLCQHGDRQIAKMNSDLKNPKPDFIPLANSYKGKKLNSPNDAVFHKNGELYFTDPPYGLELLTDDPKKELDFQGVYKTDKNGNTILLTKELSRPNGIAFSNDCKKLYVANSDPENAIWMVYDVDKNGGLTNGKIFFDVTDQDTAENGNPDGLKVHKNGWIFATGPKGVWIFTPEGKHLGTIVTGEKTANCTFNEDYSVLFLTADDYLLQIKLKTN; translated from the coding sequence ATGATGAAAAAATTTTTACTCCTCTTTGTTTTCCTTTGGAATTTCACTTTGGGATACACTCAAAATAATAAGAATGATGTCGCACTAATCGTAAACAATCCTGATTTACTAAAAATTATTCCCAACCAACTGGAAGTGGAAATCCTTGGAAATAATTTTGAATGGGCCGAAGGTCCATTATGGCTGGCAGAACAGCAAAAATTGCTATTTTCTGACATCCCCTCAAATGTGGTTTATGAATGGACAGAGGACGGCGGTGTTAAAACTTATTTGAAGCCAGCGGGTTATACCGGCACAAAACCAAGGGAGGGTGAACCAGGATCCAACGGATTGCTGCTCAGCCCAAATGGAGAGCTGGTTCTTTGTCAGCATGGAGACCGGCAAATTGCCAAAATGAACTCTGACCTAAAGAATCCAAAACCCGATTTTATTCCACTTGCCAATAGTTACAAAGGCAAAAAATTAAACAGCCCCAACGATGCGGTTTTTCATAAAAACGGAGAACTATATTTTACCGATCCTCCCTATGGATTGGAGCTTTTGACTGATGATCCTAAAAAAGAACTGGATTTTCAGGGAGTGTACAAAACCGATAAAAACGGAAATACAATATTGCTCACCAAAGAACTGTCGAGACCAAACGGAATTGCATTTTCAAACGACTGTAAAAAGTTGTATGTGGCAAACTCCGATCCGGAAAATGCAATCTGGATGGTTTATGATGTGGATAAAAATGGTGGTTTGACAAATGGTAAAATATTCTTTGATGTTACCGATCAAGATACAGCAGAAAATGGAAACCCTGATGGATTAAAAGTGCATAAAAACGGATGGATTTTTGCAACCGGCCCTAAAGGAGTGTGGATTTTCACCCCGGAAGGAAAACATCTTGGAACTATTGTAACAGGAGAGAAAACAGCAAATTGTACTTTCAACGAAGATTATTCAGTGCTGTTTTTAACGGCCGATGATTATTTGCTGCAGATAAAACTCAAAACCAATTAG